The Mesorhizobium loti genome includes a region encoding these proteins:
- the doeA gene encoding ectoine hydrolase DoeA — protein sequence MQPNLKFSRGEFADRLAKTRKAMEVKGVDLLVISDPSNMAWLTGYDGWSFYVHQAVIVPPSGEPVWYGRGQDANGAKRTAYLAHDNIVGYADHYVQSTERHPMDFLASVLADRGWGKLTIGVEMDNYWFSAAAFASLQKHLPNARFVDATALVNWQRAVKSPTEIDYMRKAARIVETMHQRIVDKIEVGMRKCDLVAEIYDAGTRGVDGIGGDYPAIVPLLPSGADASAPHLTWDDRPMKRGEGTFFEIAGCYNRYHCPLSRTVFLGKPTQEFLDAEKATLEGMEAGLAAAKPGNACEDIANAFFAVLKRYGIVKDNRTGYSIGLSYPPDWGERTMSLRPGDRTELKPGMTFHFMTGLWLETMGLEITESILITETGVECLANVPRKLVVKD from the coding sequence ATGCAACCGAACCTGAAGTTCTCGCGTGGCGAATTTGCGGATCGCCTCGCCAAGACGCGCAAAGCCATGGAGGTGAAGGGCGTCGATCTGCTTGTTATCAGCGATCCTTCCAACATGGCCTGGCTGACCGGCTATGACGGCTGGTCGTTCTATGTGCACCAAGCCGTCATCGTGCCGCCATCGGGCGAACCGGTCTGGTACGGCCGTGGCCAGGATGCCAACGGCGCCAAGCGCACCGCCTATCTCGCGCACGACAACATCGTCGGCTATGCCGACCACTATGTGCAGTCGACCGAGCGCCATCCGATGGATTTTTTGGCCAGCGTGCTTGCGGATCGCGGCTGGGGCAAGCTCACAATCGGCGTCGAAATGGACAATTACTGGTTCTCGGCGGCCGCCTTTGCCTCTCTGCAGAAGCATTTGCCCAACGCTCGCTTCGTCGACGCCACTGCACTGGTCAACTGGCAGCGCGCGGTCAAGAGCCCGACCGAGATCGACTATATGCGCAAGGCTGCCCGCATCGTCGAGACGATGCACCAGCGTATCGTCGACAAGATCGAGGTCGGCATGCGCAAATGCGACCTTGTCGCCGAAATCTATGATGCCGGCACGCGCGGTGTCGATGGTATCGGCGGCGACTATCCGGCGATCGTGCCGCTGCTGCCGTCGGGCGCCGACGCTTCGGCGCCGCATCTGACGTGGGACGACAGACCGATGAAGCGCGGCGAGGGCACCTTCTTCGAAATCGCCGGGTGCTACAACAGATACCACTGTCCGCTGTCGCGCACCGTCTTCCTCGGCAAGCCGACGCAGGAATTCCTTGATGCCGAGAAGGCGACGCTGGAAGGCATGGAAGCGGGCCTCGCCGCCGCCAAGCCCGGCAACGCCTGCGAGGACATCGCCAACGCCTTCTTCGCCGTGCTGAAGCGATACGGCATCGTCAAGGACAACCGCACCGGCTACTCGATCGGCCTGTCCTATCCGCCGGACTGGGGCGAACGCACGATGAGCCTGCGCCCCGGCGACCGCACCGAACTCAAGCCCGGCATGACTTTCCATTTCATGACCGGCCTGTGGCTGGAGACGATGGGACTGGAAATCACCGAGTCCATTCTGATCACCGAAACCGGTGTAGAGTGCCTGGCCAATGTGCCGCGCAAGCTGGTGGTGAAGGATTGA
- the eutC gene encoding ectoine utilization protein EutC has translation MSRMTILTEKELRAIVTLDLDAVACVENAFRALATLPVAMPPILRLDIPEHRGEVDVKTAYVPGIDGFAIKISPGFFDNPKLGLPSVNGMMVLLSSKTGLVEALLLDNGYLTDVRTAAAGAVAAKYLSRQDSSVAAIFGAGVQAGLQLEALMLVRPIAEARIWARDAVKAEMTAAALREKLGIVVRAEPDAANAVAGADIIVTTTPSTEPLIKAGFVSAGQHITAMGSDAEHKNEIAPAILRMADLYVADSARQTRRLGELHHAIAAGVMAGDAEVTELGQIIAGEKHGRRSASDITVADLTGTGVQDTAIATLARDRARAVKAGTIFES, from the coding sequence ATGAGCCGGATGACGATCCTAACCGAGAAAGAATTGCGGGCGATCGTAACGCTCGATCTCGATGCCGTCGCCTGCGTCGAGAACGCCTTCCGCGCGCTTGCCACTCTGCCGGTGGCGATGCCGCCGATCCTACGGCTTGACATTCCCGAGCATCGCGGAGAGGTCGATGTGAAGACCGCCTATGTGCCGGGCATTGACGGCTTCGCCATCAAGATCAGCCCCGGCTTCTTTGACAATCCGAAACTCGGTCTGCCCAGCGTCAACGGCATGATGGTGCTGTTGTCGTCGAAAACGGGCCTGGTCGAAGCGTTGCTGCTCGACAATGGCTATCTCACCGATGTCCGTACGGCAGCGGCCGGCGCAGTCGCGGCCAAATATCTGTCGCGACAGGACTCGTCTGTCGCCGCGATCTTCGGCGCCGGCGTGCAGGCCGGGCTGCAGCTCGAAGCACTCATGTTGGTACGGCCGATCGCCGAGGCGCGCATCTGGGCGCGCGATGCCGTCAAGGCGGAGATGACCGCCGCTGCCTTGCGCGAAAAGCTCGGCATCGTCGTGCGCGCCGAACCCGACGCGGCAAACGCGGTTGCCGGTGCCGATATCATCGTCACCACCACGCCCTCGACCGAACCGCTGATCAAGGCGGGATTCGTTTCCGCCGGCCAGCACATCACCGCGATGGGCTCCGATGCCGAGCACAAGAACGAGATCGCACCGGCAATCCTGCGCATGGCCGATCTCTATGTCGCCGACAGCGCCCGCCAGACGCGGCGGCTGGGTGAGCTGCACCATGCCATCGCGGCGGGTGTGATGGCTGGAGATGCGGAGGTGACCGAACTCGGCCAGATCATCGCCGGCGAAAAACATGGCCGCCGCTCGGCCAGCGACATCACCGTCGCCGACCTGACCGGCACCGGCGTGCAGGACACAGCGATTGCCACGCTCGCTCGCGACCGCGCGCGAGCGGTGAAGGCGGGAACCATTTTCGAAAGCTGA
- the eutB gene encoding hydroxyectoine utilization dehydratase EutB yields MPAVILTDIRTARERIANKIERTPTVLSHSLSERLGLPVHLKLEHRQTTGSFKLRGASNAVASLSAEQKARGVVAASTGNHGRALAHAAKLEGMRAVICMSRLVPENKLEEIRRLGAEVRIVGNSQDDAQREVDRLVAQEGLVMLPPFDHPAIIAGQGTLGLEMIEQVPDAALVLVQLSGGGLASGVAAAVKGVRPRTKIIGVSMARGAAMKASLDAGHPVLVEELPTLADSLGGGIGLDNRLTFAMCRDLLDDVVLLSEDEIAAGIRHAYAREREIVEGAGAVGIAALLAGKITTKGPVVVLLSGRNIDMDAHRKVVCGEAPSLKERAA; encoded by the coding sequence ATGCCCGCCGTTATCCTCACCGACATCCGTACCGCCCGTGAGCGTATCGCCAACAAGATCGAGCGCACACCAACAGTTTTGTCTCATAGCCTGTCGGAGCGCCTCGGCCTCCCAGTCCACCTCAAGCTCGAGCACCGCCAGACCACCGGTAGCTTCAAGCTGCGTGGCGCCTCGAACGCCGTCGCCTCGCTGAGCGCCGAACAGAAGGCGCGCGGCGTGGTCGCGGCGTCGACCGGCAATCATGGCCGCGCGCTGGCGCATGCGGCGAAGCTTGAAGGCATGCGCGCGGTGATCTGCATGTCGCGGCTGGTGCCTGAAAACAAGCTCGAAGAGATCCGTCGTCTTGGCGCGGAGGTCCGCATCGTCGGCAACAGCCAGGACGATGCCCAGCGGGAGGTCGATCGACTGGTGGCGCAGGAGGGGCTGGTCATGCTGCCGCCCTTCGACCATCCCGCTATCATCGCCGGGCAAGGCACGCTCGGGCTGGAGATGATCGAGCAGGTCCCGGATGCCGCTCTCGTTCTGGTCCAGCTCTCCGGCGGCGGGCTCGCCTCAGGCGTTGCCGCGGCCGTCAAAGGCGTCAGGCCCCGGACAAAAATCATCGGCGTTTCGATGGCGCGCGGTGCGGCGATGAAGGCGAGCCTCGATGCCGGCCACCCGGTGCTGGTGGAGGAATTGCCGACGCTGGCGGATTCGCTCGGCGGCGGCATCGGCCTCGACAACCGGCTGACCTTCGCCATGTGCCGCGACCTGCTCGACGATGTCGTTCTGCTCAGTGAGGACGAGATCGCCGCCGGCATCCGTCACGCCTATGCGCGCGAGCGCGAGATCGTCGAGGGCGCCGGCGCGGTCGGCATCGCCGCGCTGCTCGCCGGCAAGATCACGACGAAGGGTCCGGTGGTTGTTCTGCTTTCCGGCCGCAACATCGATATGGACGCGCACCGCAAGGTCGTCTGCGGTGAGGCGCCGTCGCTTAAGGAGCGTGCCGCATGA
- the eutA gene encoding ectoine utilization protein EutA — MKPLPEIKVYPKRPALDARPLERRVGLIILATDHTSEPDFRRMVASERIGVYVARIPYANPTTPENLRKMQPALTAGAALILPDEPLEAICYSCTSASVVIGDTEIEAAIQAAKPGVPVVTPPMAGVRGLRVLGASKISILTPYTVETSRPMAAYFAARGFDIVSFTCLGFEDDREMARIAPATLVDLAREATDASADALFVSCTALRGALAVTGMEKAIGRPVVTSNQATAWNCLRLCGDDTAHPEFGRLMTLPLGQ, encoded by the coding sequence ATGAAACCCTTGCCCGAGATCAAGGTCTACCCGAAGCGGCCGGCGCTGGATGCGCGCCCGCTGGAGCGGCGCGTCGGCCTGATCATCCTGGCCACCGACCACACCAGCGAGCCGGATTTCCGCCGCATGGTGGCGAGCGAGCGGATTGGCGTCTACGTCGCGCGCATTCCCTACGCCAACCCTACGACGCCGGAAAACCTGCGCAAGATGCAGCCGGCGCTGACGGCGGGCGCGGCCCTGATCCTGCCGGACGAGCCACTCGAGGCGATCTGCTACTCCTGCACTTCAGCGTCGGTGGTGATCGGCGATACCGAGATCGAGGCCGCGATCCAGGCTGCAAAGCCCGGCGTGCCAGTCGTCACGCCGCCGATGGCGGGCGTGCGCGGGCTGCGTGTGCTGGGCGCGAGCAAGATCAGCATCCTCACTCCCTACACAGTCGAGACATCCAGGCCGATGGCCGCCTATTTCGCGGCGCGCGGCTTCGACATCGTCAGCTTCACCTGTCTCGGCTTCGAGGACGATCGTGAGATGGCGCGCATCGCGCCGGCAACGCTTGTCGATCTGGCGCGTGAGGCGACCGATGCGAGCGCCGATGCGCTGTTTGTCTCCTGCACGGCGCTGCGCGGTGCACTCGCTGTCACTGGCATGGAAAAGGCGATCGGCCGCCCGGTGGTGACCAGCAATCAGGCGACCGCCTGGAATTGTTTGCGGCTTTGCGGCGACGACACAGCCCATCCCGAATTCGGCCGTCTGATGACGCTGCCATTGGGACAGTAA
- the ehuD gene encoding ectoine/hydroxyectoine ABC transporter permease subunit EhuD, which translates to MEWDWNFVWEIMPTLIQGVKITILATLLGSVLAAIVGLGIALARRSPNKALSRTVGFLAEFIRGTPLLVQLYFIFYVLPDIGILLPPLVAGVIGLGLHYGTYTAEVYRAGIDNVPRGQWEAAKACNLSARQTWTHIIIPQAIPPMIPALANYFIAMFKETPLLSAITVLELMNQAKSVANTYYRYIEPITLVGAFFLVISLFSVVLLRWLERRYGKIER; encoded by the coding sequence ATGGAGTGGGATTGGAATTTCGTCTGGGAAATCATGCCGACGCTGATCCAGGGGGTGAAGATCACCATCCTGGCGACGCTGCTCGGCTCGGTGCTGGCGGCGATCGTCGGGCTGGGCATCGCGCTGGCGCGCCGCTCGCCCAACAAGGCACTGTCGCGCACGGTCGGCTTTCTCGCCGAATTCATTCGCGGCACGCCATTACTGGTGCAGCTCTATTTCATCTTCTACGTGCTGCCCGACATCGGCATCCTTTTGCCGCCGCTGGTGGCCGGTGTCATCGGGCTCGGGCTGCACTACGGCACCTACACGGCGGAAGTCTATCGCGCCGGCATCGACAATGTGCCGCGCGGCCAATGGGAGGCCGCCAAGGCCTGCAATCTCAGCGCCAGGCAAACCTGGACCCACATCATCATTCCGCAGGCCATTCCGCCGATGATCCCGGCGCTGGCCAATTATTTCATCGCCATGTTCAAGGAAACGCCGCTGCTGTCGGCGATCACCGTGCTTGAGCTGATGAACCAGGCCAAAAGCGTCGCCAACACCTATTATCGCTATATCGAGCCGATTACGCTGGTCGGTGCCTTCTTCCTCGTCATCAGTCTGTTTTCGGTCGTGCTGCTGCGCTGGCTGGAACGCCGCTACGGCAAGATCGAGAGGTAG
- the ehuC gene encoding ectoine/hydroxyectoine ABC transporter permease subunit EhuC — MTQWSGYFGLILQGALVTIELTLMGSVLALFMAFLAGMGRLSRFFVLRALATAYIEFFRGTSIFVQLFWAYFVLPFVGISLTPLQAGVLALGLNVGAYAAEVVRGAIQSIGREQYEACTALNLGRWQGMRHVILPQALLVMLPTFGNNAIELLKATAVVSLISLTDLTFQAQVVRAQTGSTLVPFTTILIIYFILALLISWGVRSLERRMARGLDGVRA; from the coding sequence ATGACCCAGTGGTCCGGCTATTTCGGCCTGATATTGCAGGGAGCGCTTGTCACCATCGAGCTGACGCTGATGGGGTCGGTGCTTGCCCTGTTCATGGCCTTCCTGGCCGGGATGGGACGGCTGTCGCGCTTCTTCGTGCTGCGCGCGCTGGCCACCGCCTACATCGAATTCTTTCGCGGCACCTCGATCTTCGTGCAACTGTTCTGGGCCTATTTCGTGCTGCCCTTTGTCGGCATTTCGCTGACGCCGCTGCAGGCCGGCGTGCTGGCACTCGGCCTCAATGTCGGCGCCTATGCCGCCGAAGTGGTGCGCGGCGCCATCCAGTCGATCGGCCGTGAACAGTATGAGGCCTGCACCGCGCTCAATCTCGGCCGCTGGCAAGGCATGCGCCACGTCATCTTGCCGCAGGCGCTGCTGGTGATGCTGCCGACCTTCGGCAACAACGCCATCGAATTGCTCAAGGCGACCGCCGTGGTGTCGCTGATCTCGCTCACCGACCTGACCTTCCAGGCGCAGGTGGTGCGCGCGCAGACCGGCAGCACCTTGGTGCCGTTCACCACCATCCTGATCATCTATTTCATCCTCGCCCTGCTCATCTCATGGGGTGTGCGCTCGCTGGAACGCCGCATGGCGCGCGGCCTTGATGGGGTGCGTGCCTGA
- the ehuB gene encoding ectoine/hydroxyectoine ABC transporter substrate-binding protein EhuB — protein MKKLGILAGVAGLALTAVLAASTAGSADDSKLEQLKAQGFARVAIANEPPYTAVAADGKVSGAAPDVAREIFKRLGVADIVASISEYGAMIPGLQAGRFDVVTAGLFMKPERCAAVVYSEPVLCDAEAMLVKKGNPKGFKSYEDVAKDATATIGAPGGGTEEKLALNAGVPRERVIVVPDGQSGVKMLQDGRIDAYSLPVLSINDLVKKAADPNLEVIAPVQGAPVYCDGAAFKKGDEALRDAFDVELAKLKTSGEFAKIIEPYGFSAAAAMSTTRDKLCAAK, from the coding sequence ATGAAGAAACTTGGCATTCTGGCCGGCGTTGCCGGTCTTGCACTGACGGCGGTGCTGGCCGCCTCGACCGCCGGTTCGGCCGACGACAGCAAGCTCGAACAATTGAAGGCGCAAGGTTTTGCCCGCGTCGCCATCGCCAACGAGCCGCCCTATACGGCGGTCGCTGCCGACGGCAAGGTTTCGGGTGCGGCACCCGATGTGGCGCGCGAGATATTCAAGCGCCTCGGCGTCGCCGACATCGTCGCCTCGATCTCCGAATATGGCGCCATGATCCCCGGCCTGCAGGCCGGGCGCTTCGATGTCGTCACCGCCGGCCTGTTCATGAAACCGGAACGTTGCGCAGCCGTGGTCTATTCGGAGCCGGTGCTGTGCGACGCCGAAGCGATGCTGGTGAAGAAGGGCAATCCGAAAGGCTTCAAGAGCTACGAGGATGTCGCCAAGGACGCGACCGCGACCATCGGCGCCCCCGGCGGTGGCACCGAGGAGAAGCTGGCGCTCAACGCTGGTGTGCCGCGCGAGCGTGTCATCGTCGTGCCGGACGGCCAGAGCGGCGTGAAGATGCTGCAGGACGGCCGTATCGATGCCTATTCGCTGCCGGTTCTGTCGATCAACGATCTGGTCAAGAAGGCCGCCGATCCGAACCTCGAAGTCATCGCGCCGGTGCAGGGTGCGCCGGTCTATTGTGACGGCGCCGCCTTCAAGAAGGGCGACGAGGCGCTGCGCGATGCATTCGACGTCGAGCTCGCAAAGCTGAAGACATCGGGCGAGTTCGCCAAGATCATCGAGCCCTATGGCTTCTCGGCGGCAGCCGCGATGTCGACGACCCGCGACAAGCTCTGCGCTGCGAAGTAG
- the ehuA gene encoding ectoine/hydroxyectoine ABC transporter ATP-binding protein EhuA yields the protein MSASAPIIKIDGISKSFGSFKVLDGLSMQVMPGEKLALIGPSGSGKTTILRILMTLERIDGGHIQIDGEQLYHRERNGQLLPADERHLTRMRQKIGMVFQLFNLFPHKCVMDNVTLAPMLTKGTPRAAAEKRAMELLEMVGMADKAKSMPAQLSGGQKQRVAIARALALSPKIMLFDEVTSALDPELVEEVMNVMRKLAAETDMTMLLVTHEMGFAHDFADRVLFFDRGRIVEEGKPDEIFRHPKQERTQGFLKKIIAAGHRV from the coding sequence TTGTCCGCATCCGCACCCATCATCAAGATCGACGGCATCTCGAAGAGTTTCGGCAGCTTCAAGGTGCTGGACGGCCTGTCGATGCAGGTCATGCCTGGCGAGAAGCTGGCACTGATCGGCCCGTCCGGCTCGGGCAAGACAACGATCCTGCGGATCCTGATGACGCTGGAGCGCATCGATGGCGGTCATATCCAGATCGACGGCGAGCAGCTCTACCACAGGGAACGCAATGGCCAGCTGCTGCCCGCCGATGAGCGGCACCTGACAAGGATGCGCCAGAAGATCGGCATGGTCTTCCAGCTGTTCAACCTGTTTCCGCACAAATGCGTCATGGACAATGTCACGCTGGCGCCGATGCTGACCAAGGGCACGCCGCGCGCCGCCGCCGAAAAGCGGGCGATGGAACTGCTCGAGATGGTCGGCATGGCCGACAAGGCCAAGTCCATGCCTGCGCAGTTGTCCGGTGGCCAGAAGCAGCGTGTGGCGATCGCCCGGGCGCTCGCACTGTCGCCGAAGATCATGCTGTTCGACGAGGTGACGTCGGCGCTCGATCCGGAGCTGGTCGAGGAGGTGATGAACGTCATGCGCAAGCTCGCCGCCGAGACCGACATGACCATGCTGCTGGTCACCCACGAGATGGGCTTTGCCCACGATTTCGCCGACCGGGTGCTGTTCTTCGATCGTGGCAGAATAGTCGAGGAAGGCAAACCCGACGAGATTTTTCGTCATCCCAAGCAGGAGCGCACGCAAGGCTTCCTGAAGAAGATCATCGCGGCCGGACATCGCGTCTGA
- a CDS encoding PLP-dependent aminotransferase family protein — protein MTLWQPDPALIRRPAYQSLADQFARAIHDGRLANGARLPTHRRLADDLKLSVQTVSRAYEELIRRGLISGEIGRGSFVQTQRREPEPPYLPERLGEVIDLSILKPVCEPMHLERLKQALGWLAENLPSSSALSFRPNMVFPRHRAVAVEWLRLCGLDTSAQNISLTNGATAGMTVALMSVAPPGSTVATEAIGHHTLVPLARYLGFNLEGLPIDDNGLIPEALDEACRHSDIRAVFVQPSVINPTATLMDAARRAEIAAVARKHDIAIIENDVLGPLVEDRPPPVAAFAPERTLYVTSFTKITVPGLRIGYLAAPDRYVAAVANRHLVSNWMATPLVAEIATKWVTDGTAMELVHWQRAALRRRQDIAAQVLAGVDYRARRDGLHVWLQLPADRSEESFVAQARLQGVAIAPGTSFRISDAPWHPAVRISLGSTTEGELRAGLGVVTKLLLGDPEHLLLAI, from the coding sequence ATGACATTGTGGCAACCCGATCCCGCGCTCATCCGGCGGCCAGCCTATCAGTCGCTGGCCGACCAGTTCGCGCGCGCCATCCATGACGGACGCCTTGCCAATGGCGCCCGGCTGCCGACTCACCGTCGGCTGGCCGACGACCTCAAGCTTTCGGTGCAGACGGTCAGCCGCGCCTATGAGGAACTGATCCGGCGCGGCCTGATTTCGGGCGAGATCGGCCGCGGCAGCTTCGTCCAGACGCAGCGCCGAGAGCCGGAACCGCCATACCTGCCGGAGCGGCTCGGCGAGGTCATCGATTTGTCGATTCTGAAACCGGTCTGCGAGCCAATGCATCTGGAGCGGCTGAAGCAGGCGCTGGGCTGGCTGGCCGAGAACCTGCCGTCGAGTTCAGCACTGTCGTTCCGCCCCAACATGGTTTTTCCGCGCCACCGCGCGGTGGCGGTCGAATGGCTGAGATTGTGCGGGCTCGACACCTCCGCGCAGAACATCAGCCTGACCAACGGTGCCACCGCCGGCATGACGGTGGCGCTGATGAGCGTGGCGCCGCCGGGCTCGACCGTCGCCACCGAGGCAATCGGCCATCACACGCTGGTGCCGCTCGCCCGCTATCTCGGCTTCAACCTCGAAGGCCTGCCGATCGACGACAACGGCCTGATCCCGGAAGCGCTGGACGAAGCCTGCCGGCATTCCGACATCCGCGCTGTGTTCGTGCAGCCGTCGGTGATCAACCCGACGGCGACGCTGATGGATGCGGCGCGGCGCGCCGAGATCGCGGCTGTGGCGCGCAAGCACGACATCGCCATCATCGAGAACGATGTGCTGGGTCCCCTGGTCGAAGACCGGCCGCCACCAGTTGCCGCGTTTGCGCCGGAGCGCACGCTCTACGTCACCTCCTTCACCAAGATCACCGTGCCCGGCCTGCGCATCGGCTATCTCGCCGCGCCCGACCGCTATGTCGCCGCCGTCGCCAACCGGCATCTGGTCTCGAACTGGATGGCGACACCGCTGGTGGCCGAGATCGCCACCAAATGGGTGACCGACGGCACGGCGATGGAGCTTGTCCACTGGCAACGCGCGGCTTTGCGGCGCCGGCAGGATATCGCGGCGCAGGTGCTGGCCGGCGTCGACTATCGCGCCCGGCGCGACGGGCTGCATGTCTGGCTGCAACTGCCGGCCGACCGCTCCGAGGAGAGCTTTGTCGCCCAGGCCCGGCTGCAGGGCGTGGCGATTGCACCCGGCACATCCTTCCGCATCTCGGATGCGCCCTGGCATCCGGCGGTGCGCATCTCGCTGGGCTCGACCACCGAGGGGGAATTGCGCGCCGGCCTCGGCGTTGTCACCAAGCTTTTGCTCGGCGATCCGGAGCATCTGCTGCTCGCAATCTAG
- a CDS encoding Lrp/AsnC family transcriptional regulator: MNAAKLDPIDLKILDAIQRDGRITKLALAEQVGLSPTPCWMRLRKLEKAGIVSGYHARIAMRVVAPVATVLMEVTLANHRQADFERFERVIRDIPEIVACWSVGGGVDYVLKVMARDIDAYQRLVDGLLDREIGIDRYFTYIVIKTVKDEIALPIADLLPASP; this comes from the coding sequence ATGAACGCTGCGAAACTCGACCCGATCGACCTGAAAATCCTCGACGCCATCCAGCGCGACGGACGCATCACCAAGCTGGCGCTGGCCGAGCAGGTCGGGCTGTCGCCGACGCCGTGCTGGATGCGGCTGCGCAAGCTGGAAAAGGCCGGGATCGTGTCTGGCTACCACGCCAGGATCGCCATGCGCGTCGTCGCACCCGTCGCCACCGTGCTGATGGAGGTGACGCTGGCCAACCACCGTCAAGCCGATTTCGAGCGCTTCGAGCGCGTCATCCGCGACATTCCCGAGATCGTCGCCTGCTGGTCGGTCGGGGGCGGCGTCGACTATGTGCTGAAGGTGATGGCGCGCGACATCGACGCCTATCAGCGGTTGGTCGATGGCTTGCTGGACCGCGAAATCGGTATCGATCGCTACTTCACCTACATCGTCATCAAGACGGTGAAGGACGAGATCGCGCTGCCCATAGCCGACCTGCTGCCGGCGTCGCCGTAG
- a CDS encoding NAD-dependent succinate-semialdehyde dehydrogenase encodes MSAHFARSHRHEALDGLADRRLLRELAYVDGHWTASEAAESFEVTDPATGTTVAFVAALDAQQTTKAIDAAARAFPAWRALLPQERSKILRKWFELIVGAKDDLALLMTLEQGKPLQESLGEIDYAASFVEWYAEEAKRLNAESVTSHLPNAEMMVRREPLGVVGVVTPWNFPSAMLTRKAAAALAAGCTIVAHPSSETPLSALALAELGERAGLPAGVFNIVTGKASTIVGRMCEDPRVRAMSFTGSTEIGRLIAAQSAPTMKRLVMELGGHAPLIVFADADLDKAVSIAIDAKFATSGQDCLAANRIYVQRPIYDRFCAAFAARIEMLRTGNGLAQEIDIGPLMHERAIKKVEEQVANALTHGARCLTGGGRHQAGPLFYRPTLLADVTDEALIMREETFGPVAAVTPFDSEAEVIGRANATEYGLVAYVVTENGARQQRMGRALDYGMVAINRVKITGAPIPFGGVKQSGIGREGSRQGLEAFTDLKYLCLDLA; translated from the coding sequence ATGTCCGCGCATTTCGCCCGCTCGCATCGCCATGAAGCGCTCGACGGCCTCGCCGACCGTCGGCTGCTGCGCGAACTCGCCTATGTCGACGGCCATTGGACGGCGAGCGAGGCTGCCGAAAGTTTCGAGGTCACCGATCCGGCCACCGGCACCACCGTCGCTTTCGTCGCCGCGCTCGATGCACAGCAGACGACGAAGGCGATCGATGCCGCCGCGCGCGCCTTTCCGGCCTGGCGGGCGCTGTTGCCGCAGGAGCGCTCGAAAATTTTACGAAAATGGTTCGAGCTGATCGTCGGCGCCAAGGATGATCTGGCTCTGCTGATGACGCTGGAACAGGGCAAGCCGCTGCAGGAATCACTCGGCGAAATCGACTATGCCGCCTCCTTCGTCGAATGGTATGCGGAGGAAGCAAAACGCCTGAATGCCGAGAGCGTCACCAGCCATCTGCCGAACGCCGAAATGATGGTGCGGCGTGAGCCGCTCGGGGTCGTCGGTGTCGTCACGCCGTGGAATTTTCCGTCGGCCATGCTGACCCGCAAGGCGGCCGCCGCCCTTGCCGCCGGCTGCACCATCGTCGCGCATCCGTCCTCGGAAACGCCGCTGTCGGCGCTGGCGCTGGCCGAACTCGGCGAGCGCGCCGGCCTGCCCGCCGGCGTCTTCAACATCGTCACCGGCAAGGCTTCGACGATCGTCGGCCGGATGTGCGAGGATCCGCGCGTCCGCGCCATGAGCTTCACCGGCTCGACCGAGATCGGCAGGCTGATCGCCGCGCAAAGTGCGCCGACCATGAAGCGGCTGGTGATGGAGCTTGGCGGCCACGCGCCGCTGATCGTCTTTGCCGATGCCGATCTGGACAAAGCCGTGAGCATCGCCATCGACGCCAAATTCGCCACGTCGGGCCAGGACTGCCTGGCTGCCAACCGCATCTATGTCCAGCGTCCGATCTATGATCGCTTCTGTGCTGCTTTCGCCGCGCGCATCGAGATGCTGCGGACCGGCAATGGCCTTGCTCAGGAAATCGACATTGGGCCGCTGATGCATGAGCGCGCCATCAAGAAGGTCGAGGAACAGGTCGCAAACGCGCTGACCCACGGTGCGCGCTGCCTCACCGGCGGCGGGCGGCACCAGGCTGGGCCGCTGTTCTACCGGCCGACGCTGCTGGCCGACGTCACCGACGAAGCGCTAATCATGCGCGAGGAGACCTTCGGCCCGGTCGCCGCCGTAACGCCGTTCGACAGCGAGGCCGAAGTGATCGGCCGCGCCAACGCCACCGAATATGGACTCGTCGCCTATGTCGTGACCGAGAACGGCGCCCGCCAGCAACGCATGGGCCGTGCGCTCGACTACGGCATGGTCGCTATCAACCGCGTAAAGATCACCGGCGCGCCGATCCCGTTCGGCGGCGTCAAGCAATCCGGCATCGGCCGCGAAGGCTCGCGCCAGGGGCTCGAAGCCTTCACCGATCTCAAATATCTTTGTCTCGACTTGGCCTAA